In Rubrivirga sp. SAORIC476, the following proteins share a genomic window:
- a CDS encoding heavy metal translocating P-type ATPase produces the protein MPAALASDPLPVASGDGVSPPDVQSRATLGVEGMTCAACSTRVEKALQAVPGVHEATVNLATERATVRFDAAETTPLALAEAVQRAGYDVRTEEVSFAVSGMTCAACVGRVEKALQGADGVVEASVNLATERARVRYAAGTDVEALYEAVRRTGYDVVEATDGATAEDAEREARELDRGRLRRRLLWAAGLSLPLFLVEMVPMAIPGGMAWVDGLVPMQTRWLVAFGLATAVQFGPGWRFYRAGWAAARHGSPDMNTLVALGTTAAYGYSVIATFLPGVLPAGAVHVYYEASATIITLILLGKWFEARAKGQTSDAVRALLGLRAETARVVQGGVETEVPIEDVAVGDVVRIRPGEKVPVDGVVTEGTSYVDESMVTGEPVPVEKTEGGAVVGGTVNQAGALLVETTHVGADTVLAQIVQLVEEAQASRPAIQALADRVVAVFVPIVLVVAAVVFGVWLAVGPSPALTYALVAAVSVLIIACPCAMGLATPVSVMVGTGKAAELGVLFRKGEALQTLSEADVVALDKTGTLTEGRPTLTDVALAPEAGLSESDLLRLVAAVEVSSEHPVADAIVRAADEREIDLPTASDFEAVPGFGVRGVVEGRRVEVGADRFMERIGLDVGPLSDAAGALAAEGKTPLYAAVDGELVAALAVADPVKATTPAAIEALHRAGLRVAMITGDNRATAQAIARRLGIDEVLAEVLPADKAQAVRDVQGEGRRVAFVGDGINDAPALAQADVGVAIGTGTDVAIEAADVVLMRGDLTALVEARALSAATLRNVKQNLFWAFAYNVVLIPVAAGALYPVFGVLLSPVLGAAAMGLSSVFVLTNALRLRRFTPPRVAG, from the coding sequence ATGCCCGCAGCTCTCGCCTCCGATCCCCTTCCCGTCGCCTCGGGCGACGGGGTCTCGCCGCCCGACGTGCAGTCACGCGCGACCCTGGGCGTGGAGGGGATGACGTGCGCAGCCTGTTCGACACGAGTCGAGAAGGCCCTTCAGGCCGTTCCGGGCGTCCACGAGGCGACGGTCAACCTGGCGACCGAGCGGGCGACGGTCCGGTTCGACGCGGCCGAGACGACGCCGCTGGCGCTCGCGGAGGCCGTCCAGCGCGCGGGCTACGACGTGCGGACCGAGGAGGTCTCGTTCGCCGTCAGCGGGATGACGTGCGCGGCGTGCGTCGGGCGCGTCGAGAAGGCGCTCCAAGGGGCGGACGGCGTGGTCGAGGCGTCGGTGAACCTGGCGACCGAGCGCGCCCGCGTCCGCTACGCGGCCGGGACCGACGTCGAGGCGCTGTACGAGGCCGTCCGCCGGACCGGGTACGACGTGGTCGAGGCGACGGACGGGGCGACGGCCGAGGACGCCGAGCGCGAGGCGCGCGAGCTCGATCGAGGGCGGCTGCGGCGGCGCCTGTTGTGGGCGGCCGGGCTCTCGCTCCCGCTGTTCCTGGTGGAGATGGTCCCGATGGCGATCCCCGGCGGGATGGCGTGGGTGGACGGGCTCGTCCCGATGCAGACGCGGTGGCTCGTGGCCTTTGGGCTGGCGACGGCCGTCCAGTTCGGGCCGGGCTGGCGGTTCTACCGCGCCGGGTGGGCGGCGGCCCGGCACGGGTCGCCCGACATGAACACCCTCGTCGCGCTCGGCACGACGGCGGCCTACGGGTACTCCGTCATCGCGACGTTCCTGCCGGGCGTGCTCCCGGCCGGCGCCGTCCACGTCTACTACGAGGCGTCGGCGACGATCATCACGCTGATCCTCCTGGGCAAGTGGTTCGAGGCGCGGGCGAAGGGGCAGACCTCGGACGCCGTCCGCGCGCTCTTGGGACTGAGGGCCGAGACCGCCCGCGTGGTCCAGGGTGGCGTCGAAACGGAAGTGCCCATCGAGGACGTGGCCGTGGGCGACGTCGTCCGCATCCGCCCCGGCGAGAAGGTGCCGGTCGACGGCGTCGTGACCGAGGGGACGAGCTACGTCGACGAGTCGATGGTGACGGGCGAGCCGGTGCCGGTCGAGAAGACCGAGGGCGGGGCGGTCGTGGGAGGGACGGTGAACCAGGCCGGGGCGCTCTTGGTCGAGACGACGCACGTGGGCGCCGACACGGTCCTCGCGCAGATCGTCCAGCTCGTCGAGGAGGCGCAGGCGTCGCGCCCGGCCATCCAGGCGCTGGCGGACCGCGTCGTCGCCGTGTTCGTGCCCATCGTCCTCGTCGTCGCCGCGGTCGTGTTCGGGGTCTGGCTCGCCGTCGGCCCGAGCCCGGCGCTGACCTACGCCCTCGTGGCCGCCGTCTCGGTCCTCATCATCGCGTGCCCCTGCGCGATGGGGCTCGCGACGCCCGTATCGGTCATGGTCGGGACCGGGAAGGCGGCCGAGTTGGGCGTCCTGTTCCGCAAGGGCGAGGCGTTGCAGACGCTGAGCGAGGCCGACGTGGTCGCCCTCGACAAGACGGGGACGCTCACGGAGGGGCGCCCGACGCTCACCGACGTGGCGCTGGCGCCGGAGGCCGGTCTGAGCGAGAGCGACCTGCTCCGGCTGGTGGCCGCGGTCGAGGTGTCGAGCGAGCACCCCGTCGCCGACGCCATCGTCCGGGCCGCCGACGAGCGCGAGATCGACCTCCCGACCGCGTCCGACTTCGAGGCCGTGCCCGGCTTCGGCGTGCGCGGCGTGGTGGAGGGCCGCCGCGTCGAGGTCGGCGCTGACCGGTTCATGGAACGGATCGGGCTCGACGTGGGGCCGCTGTCCGACGCTGCGGGCGCGCTCGCGGCCGAGGGCAAGACGCCGCTCTACGCGGCCGTCGACGGCGAGCTGGTGGCGGCGCTCGCCGTGGCCGACCCCGTGAAGGCGACGACGCCCGCGGCCATCGAGGCGCTCCACCGCGCCGGGCTCCGCGTGGCGATGATCACGGGCGACAACCGCGCCACGGCCCAAGCGATCGCGCGGCGGCTGGGGATCGACGAGGTGCTCGCCGAGGTGCTCCCGGCCGACAAGGCACAGGCCGTCCGCGACGTGCAGGGCGAGGGGCGGCGCGTGGCGTTCGTCGGCGACGGGATCAACGACGCGCCCGCGCTCGCCCAGGCCGACGTGGGCGTGGCCATCGGGACCGGGACCGACGTCGCCATCGAGGCGGCCGACGTGGTGCTCATGCGCGGCGACCTCACGGCGCTCGTCGAGGCCCGGGCGCTGAGCGCGGCCACGCTCCGCAACGTCAAGCAAAACCTGTTCTGGGCCTTCGCCTACAACGTCGTGCTCATCCCGGTCGCGGCGGGCGCGCTGTACCCGGTGTTCGGCGTGCTGCTCTCGCCGGTCCTGGGCGCGGCGGCGATGGGGCTCTCGTCGGTCTTCGTGCTCACGAACGCGCTCCGCTTGCGCCGCTTCACCCCGCCGAGGGTGGCGGGGTAA
- a CDS encoding sigma-70 family RNA polymerase sigma factor, whose translation MSVSPTLLDQTLAAQGEALVAYVRQRLGPEAAQDVVQDALLRLAERAPELDDQADLTRWLWRVVRNATVDANRRREAAERRETAWASEQPEAAMPAGDEPALCACYRPLLDGLAPQAAEVLRADLNGEDPAALADRLGVTPGALRVRRHRARAALGERLADVCRACAGCLDCSCAPPPSDSPASLSTPTMDTPNTSQNDQTLRFGIEGMTCGGCVAAVTRALDRTPGVAVEHVGLNEPAVVRLSDGADREAVRGAVEGAGFRPVFDAA comes from the coding sequence ATGTCCGTCTCCCCCACCCTGCTCGACCAAACCCTCGCCGCCCAGGGCGAGGCGCTCGTCGCCTACGTCCGCCAGCGGCTCGGGCCGGAGGCGGCCCAAGACGTGGTCCAGGACGCGCTCCTCCGCCTGGCCGAACGCGCGCCCGAGTTGGACGACCAGGCCGACCTCACGCGCTGGCTGTGGCGGGTCGTCCGCAACGCGACCGTCGACGCCAACCGGCGACGGGAGGCCGCCGAGCGCCGCGAGACCGCGTGGGCGTCCGAGCAGCCCGAGGCTGCGATGCCGGCTGGCGACGAGCCCGCGTTGTGCGCGTGCTACCGCCCGCTCCTGGACGGGCTGGCGCCCCAGGCCGCCGAGGTGCTCCGCGCTGACCTCAACGGCGAGGACCCCGCCGCGCTGGCGGACCGGCTCGGCGTCACCCCGGGCGCCCTCCGCGTCCGCCGCCACCGCGCCCGGGCGGCCCTGGGCGAGCGGCTGGCCGACGTGTGCCGCGCGTGCGCGGGCTGCCTCGACTGCTCGTGCGCCCCTCCCCCATCCGATTCCCCCGCTTCACTCTCCACCCCCACCATGGACACACCAAACACCTCCCAGAACGACCAGACCTTGCGCTTCGGCATCGAGGGCATGACGTGCGGCGGCTGCGTCGCCGCCGTGACGAGGGCGCTGGACCGGACGCCCGGCGTGGCCGTCGAGCACGTCGGCCTGAACGAGCCCGCCGTCGTCCGGCTCTCCGACGGCGCCGACCGCGAGGCCGTGCGCGGCGCCGTCGAGGGCGCGGGCTTCCGCCCCGTGTTCGACGCCGCCTGA
- a CDS encoding DUF305 domain-containing protein: MSYGRFFAMIAASTVAMFILMYSTVFSTDHIWWSSTKTLMAVYMGATMAVIMLAFMLKMYDDKRKNVAIFVGSAVVFALAFFLFRGQTTVGDVTWMKQMIPHHSLAILTSERANISDPRVRRLADEIILAQRREIAEMEALIGDLEDSDYESPDLPPTVPEVEGGSEDIPEAPVLTVGASPFRGDVLVLDEVTVESDAWVVVHPEAPGGGPDATQVLGRSFVMHGTSERVPVDLDAPPTGTLYVMLHDDTGEIGRFEFGGAGTPDQPLTSGGAPVVVEVSVR, encoded by the coding sequence ATGTCATACGGACGCTTCTTCGCGATGATCGCCGCCTCGACGGTGGCCATGTTCATCCTCATGTACTCGACGGTCTTCTCCACGGACCACATCTGGTGGAGCAGCACGAAGACGCTGATGGCGGTCTACATGGGGGCCACGATGGCCGTCATCATGCTCGCCTTCATGCTAAAGATGTACGACGACAAGCGGAAGAACGTCGCCATCTTCGTCGGGAGCGCCGTCGTGTTCGCGCTCGCGTTCTTCCTGTTCCGGGGGCAGACGACGGTCGGCGACGTGACGTGGATGAAGCAGATGATCCCGCACCACTCGCTGGCGATCCTGACGAGCGAGCGGGCCAACATCTCGGACCCCCGCGTGCGTCGCCTCGCCGACGAGATCATTCTGGCCCAGCGCCGCGAGATCGCCGAGATGGAGGCGCTCATCGGCGACCTCGAAGACTCGGACTACGAGAGCCCTGACCTCCCGCCGACGGTGCCGGAGGTCGAGGGCGGCTCGGAGGACATTCCGGAGGCGCCCGTCCTGACCGTCGGCGCGAGCCCCTTCCGGGGCGACGTGCTGGTCCTGGACGAGGTGACGGTCGAGTCGGACGCCTGGGTCGTCGTCCATCCCGAGGCGCCGGGCGGCGGGCCAGACGCCACGCAGGTTCTGGGGCGCTCGTTCGTGATGCACGGGACGAGCGAGCGCGTGCCGGTCGACCTCGACGCGCCGCCGACGGGGACGCTGTACGTGATGCTCCACGACGACACCGGCGAGATCGGCCGGTTCGAGTTCGGTGGGGCCGGGACGCCCGACCAGCCGCTCACGTCGGGCGGCGCGCCCGTCGTCGTCGAGGTCTCGGTGCGGTAA
- a CDS encoding four-helix bundle copper-binding protein, with protein MRTQDILSTHPNPSDQLDQIVALVNSAFACEQCCTSCADACLGEDSDMDLTYCIRTNLDCADVCAVTGRAVSRMTEPNTQLLRAQLEACRVACDACADECEKHADMHDHCRVCMECCRECSKACQSLLDAMPQGATA; from the coding sequence CCCAACCCGTCCGACCAGCTCGACCAGATCGTCGCGCTCGTCAACTCCGCCTTCGCCTGCGAGCAGTGCTGTACGAGCTGCGCCGACGCCTGCCTCGGCGAGGACTCGGACATGGACCTCACGTACTGCATCCGCACCAACCTCGACTGTGCCGACGTCTGCGCCGTGACGGGCCGGGCCGTCTCGCGGATGACCGAGCCCAACACGCAGCTCCTCCGCGCCCAGCTCGAGGCCTGCCGCGTCGCCTGCGACGCCTGTGCCGACGAGTGCGAGAAGCACGCCGACATGCACGACCACTGCCGCGTGTGCATGGAGTGCTGCCGCGAGTGCTCGAAGGCCTGCCAGTCGCTCCTCGACGCCATGCCCCAGGGCGCGACGGCCTAG